In Lolium rigidum isolate FL_2022 chromosome 3, APGP_CSIRO_Lrig_0.1, whole genome shotgun sequence, the genomic window CGTTTACAAAAGGACTATCGTCCAGACACTCCATTAAGCAATATAGGAGACTTGCCAGAACTAAAAATCTGCTCAACCTATTGCAACCATTTTGCATCAAAACCCATGTGTGAAATAGTTTCGATCATAGCAGTGTTGTATCAAAATCCATTGCAAAATCTAGCTTTAATAATAAGATTTCCCTTTTTGATGATTCACACTGAAAAAGGAACTCAAATGCCAAAGAAATGCAATCTTGTATGTTTCTTTCTTTGAGGAAGCCATATTGATTTTTGTGAACAATTTTAAGGACTACCTTATGTAATGTATTGGCCAAAAAGATTGTCAATATTTTGAGAAGTTTTATAGACCTGAAGTCATTAACTCCAATAGGAGATGGAACTTTAGGAATCCGCGTTAAATGTCCCATGTTGATACTCTCAAGGTTGAGGTTTCCAACATAGAAATCAAAGTATAATTTATAAATATCTTCCTTAATAATTTGATAACAATATTTAAGGAACTAACCATTAAATCCATCAGGGTTGGTGCTTTGTCAATAGCCATGGTTCTGATCACCTCTCATCAATTTCTCCAGCAGTGAAAGGTACAGATAGCTCCTCCAATCTAGTTGTTGGTTCAacaagggagcccaatctagcttTATAGGTGTTGTAAATGATTTCCTCCTATCTGAGTGCTCAATTGCAACAGAACCATCTTCCATAACGAGGGAGGAAATAGTATTTCTTATGCGTCTCTGAGTGGCGATGTTATgaaagaatttggagttatcatcaACAAATTTAGTCCACTTGATAGTACATATTTTTTACAATAGGACTTTTCATATTCCAATAGTACTACCAGGTGTTTCTTGAGCATTTACCTGAAGTTGGCTTCAAGTACAGTCAAACCTCTCAAATCTTCCAAAGAATCAAGCTAAAAATAGCTTTGTTGGTATTCTCTATGCAAATAGTTATTTTTGAAATTGACTTGCTCCAGAATTTGACAACATAACTTAACTCTTGAATTTTGTATTTAAATTAGCAGCACTATTCGATTTGTGAGTATGCTTATTCCAACTATTATCAACACACGGGAGCTAATATGGATGGCACCATCCCACTATTAGTTATTTATCCGAAAATAGATTCACATAAATGTCTATGAGTAATCGAACTTGTCAGTGTCACATGTTAAATCTTCTCAAATTTGAATAGTACTTGATGCATTTTTATATATATGGTGTGTGGTTGAGAGAATGACTAGTATGTTTCCGATAACATCGAAATAGTTTTGGTGACGTATCGAAGTTATTTGGGTGTTACCGGAATAGTTCCGGGGGCACACCGGAATTGATCCGGAATTAAATTTGAGAGAGAAATATTATCAAAAGTGTACCAGTATCTTCGAAATGTTCTGGAGATATCGATATAGTTTTGGGAATTTTACAAATAGTTCCGGAATTATATGAGAGAAAAATAGGGTTTAGGACTTTCGTATGAAGTGTCGGAGGAGTGCCGGGTGGTGAAATGACCGGCCCTCCTAGGCTAGCCACATGGGCCTCCTTGGGACCCATGTATGTGGCCTCCAAAGTCCCCAAGTAGTAACAAATGGTCACCCTTTTTTGAGAAATATATCTGGAAAATGAATTACCTTTgattaagatttttatgtggtttcttcgcCAAAAAGTCATAATTACGAAAGGTAATCTCGCTAAACGGAGTTGGAATGGTTGTAGACTCCGAGAAGTCTATTAACCATCTCTTTTTTGTTCGTCCCTTTGCTCATCTGATTGGAGAGTAGTTCATTTTACTTTTATTATTCCTCCACTTTCTAATGTTACTAGTATGTTCGGTAATTAGCTCAGTGGACTTGAAAGGAAACTTAAGCTCATACTCGTATAGGCGTTTGTGCTTTAGATTCGGCTTTGTAGAATTACAGAAATGATATGATCTTCAATAAAGCTGGAACTACTCAATTTTTGACAGGTTATTCATATGGCTGCTTGTTGGATTGGTGTGTGGTCTTACCTGCTGCTGTCGGAGGCGCGGCAAGCTCATATGGATTTTGGAAGCAGCCGTCGGGAAATGGTTGCACGGGATATCTAGTGGATGGTGGCTTGCCAGATGACttttatgtgctttgtttttcgtCTATTTCGTTGGCTGGTGTTTATCTCCACCCTCTCTGATCCATGAGTTGTAAAGGTTTATGAATCTAGATCTCTGAATAATGCAATAAAAGACTGTATATCGACGGTTGCAGATGCCGAAGCTTCACTCCCTCTTTCGGAAAATAAAAACTCCATACCCGGGTTATCATTTGTTTCCATTTCACCATTGCAAGACATTCAGGTTCGTTCTCCAGCATGTCTTCCATGCGCCCACTTAAAAATCACAATTTGCACCTTGAAGTGTACTATTCTATGTcagctgagacttaagaaaagctGAGTTAGTCGAGTTGTAGCAAATTTTAAGATTAAATTGTAGTGGTTCTTTTTTTGCAAGTTTTCGAGTAGTGAGCACCTATGTCCGAATTAGAGCAGTGTACACGTACAAACATTCTACATCAACAAGCATTTAACACATACTCCCAAAGTCCCAAGTACAATACACGAATGCCATAACAGGTAGACAGATGATAGATCGATAAAATTAGCCTTCTCCCACGTCGACTCCACCTTCTCCCAAGAATCACAACCCATGCATCTTTCTTCGTCCCAGCGCGTGCACCTAGGCTCAGTGTATCCTGCCGCCCTCCGTCTGCGGCAGCAACCCCGGGATGAATGGCACGCCGAACTTGGAGATCCAGAGCTGCCCCTGGATGAACCTCTCGACGGTGTACTTTTGCTGCGCCTGCTGGTAGCTGATGGACTTGACGCCCCTCCATGTGGCGCGCCTGCTCATGTCGGCGCCCGGCCCGTGGTTGTCGACCTCGGCGTAGAAGCAGGTGTTGAGCCCGAAGTCGCCGAGCCACGGCAGCCACCCCTCCGGGTCGATGAAGTCGCCGATCTCGGACTGGATGTAGAGCGTCCGGGAGTGCTCCTTCCACGGCCGTCCCAGGAAGGTGCGGAGCTTGTCGGTGTGGTCCTTgaactccgggtgcggctcgATGGTGCAGTTGTGGATGACGGTGCCGCCGGCCGAGTGCCCCTCCTTGCGCCCCTGCGCCGTGATGATGTTCTGCTGGTTGTCCATGCACCGGCGCACCTGGATGAGGCAGTTCTGGAACACCACCTGCGCGTTGCCGAAGATGAAGTCGATGGTGCCGGTGATGGTGCAGTCGCGGTAGTACTGCCGGCTGGTGTGCGTGTACAGCGTGTCCTGGTACCCGTCGAACTGGCACTCGAAGAAGGCCGACTGATCGCTCTGCACCCTCAGCGCCACGGCCTGGTGGTTCTCGGCGCCCGCCGTGTTCTCGACGCCGATGCCGCGCATGAAGAAGCCGTTGCCGATCGCCTCCATGGTGGCCGTGTCCTTGGTGGTGATGTTCATCATGAAGTTCTTATTCCCGGAGATGATGGTCTTGGTTGCCCCGTCGCCGATCATCACCAGGTTGGTCACGTTGCGCGCCACGGAGACGTACTCCTTGTACTTGCCGGCCTTGACGTACATCACGTACGTCTCGGCGCTCTTGAGCGGCACCTTGGCCAGCGCGTCGTTGATGGTCTTGAAGTCTCCGCTGCCGTCCGCCGCCACGGTCACGTCGGGCGTGAAGTCGGGCTCGGTGGGAGTCACCTTCAGCAGCCTCCGCTTGGTCTCCGACATCCACCCGGGCGCGCCGTCGTTCGCGAGCAGCCGGCGGCTGAACATGGAGAGGTCAATGTCAAGGTTGGCGATGGTGTCCCCGAACTCGTCCACGATCGACAGGATGTTCTCGGTGAGCTCCTGCGAGACGTTGAGCGCCTTGCGCATcttggcggcggcgggcgtggtGGTGTTCTGGAAGCCGTCCAGGCACGTCTCCTGGTACGTGAGCGTGGAGCTGAGCCACGTCTTGAGGTCGTCCAGGGCGCGCTTGAAGTTGGTCATCTCGAAGCCGCCCAGCTCGTCGAAGGTGGTCTTGAGGTCATCGAGGGCGTAGTGGAGCATctccttgcagttcttgagcgcgCCCGACGTGCGcgggtcgttcttgaggtcgttgagCACGCTGGACTCGCGCACCGCCTGCTCGATCCGCTCCGAGGTGGCCTTGAAGATGGCCTTGGCCAGCTCCGTCGTGCTCGACGCGTTCCCGGCCGTGTCCTGCAGCGTCTTCTCGCAGGCTTCCTTGTAGTCCACGGGCTGGCAGAAGGACTTGATCGATTTCACCGACGTCGTCAGCTCCTCGTTGGACTTCTCATTGTTGGCCTCCTTGAAGGTCACCACGCACACGGCGGCGACGACCGCCACCACCAGGACGGTCGACGCGCCGATTATTGTATTTTTGCCCATGGTATACGAACCACGATCAACACCTCCCGATCAATTGAAACGGGAAGTGTTTACGAGGTGTGAGCCCCTCTACCAATGGAAGGGGTCTACTTTATTTCTCACAAATTGGATTAAATAGCAGCAGGAAGCCATTATATAAAAGCTAGCTAATTTGGGACAAGGTGAAGAACGATGGTTGCGCATGAGCGTTGGAGCTGCCAAACGGCCCGAGGTTCAGGGAGAGCCACACCCACACGACGAGGACGACAATGGTCTTTCGCTTTCTTGTGTTGGTCGTCGTTGAACATTGCTTCTGGTGTTCTGCTCTCTATGTCGCGGATGCGTGGCATATTGGGCTGTTCTTCGTGTAGAACAAATATACACTCGCTTCAGAAAGCCCAGTTAGCACGCGACGGCCACACTAGGCTTGGAATATGGCTGTGTTTTAAAAGCCTGCTGCATCCCTAACGGCCAGCTGCTTACAAAAACCGGCAATTCGCGTGGTCCATTAGAGAGCAGTGCTGGGTGCGCCTATTGGCCGCCTTAAGCGGAGCGGACGATCGTCCCCGCTCAGGCCGGCGCAACCAATAGCAGCTATGGGCTCGGCCCGTTTAagcttcttcttattctttttttcgTTCAGTTTAGATTTTAAAATCTGaataaaattcaaaacagaacaaAATTAAAAATCGAACAAATTAAAAACCGAACAATTTAAAAGACAAAGAATTTCATCTCGAACaaaattcatatttgaacaaattttgaaattgaacaaatttcgaatttgaacacattttgaaattgaacaaatttcaaatttgaacaaattttgaatttgaataaatttataatatgaacattttaaatcagaataaaaaaatctaaaaaaaatcgtCATCATGAAAACCAACGCAGCAAAAACCAAAAGAAACCATGCAAAACCGAAAAAAACCTGAAAACCCAGAAAAAACcagaaaacaaaaggaaaaaccGTACATGCCAGACGCTAATGGGCTGGCCCATCCTATCCGTCGCTTAAGCGGGAGCGAATCGCTCCCGCAATGAGCGGCGAATAGGGATGGCGGCCAGTACTCCTGATTTTTgtaatattttaaaaatatatttatgtgttttaaaaAGTTATAAATTTTATTCCacaaatacatacacatgttctgaatacTCGTGTAAATTTTTGGTGGAAATTGCCTTGCATTTCGAGCTgaggaaaaataacaaatttgtagGGATGGAAACTTTAGAATTTTGCCAGAAAATTGTCTTTTTCGTAtggctcaaaatacaacatattttcatcCGAAATTTATAGCATACCTTCGGAATGTTTCTAAATATGTACACATTTAATTTCAGATTTGTTGGAATTACAGTTTCAAATACTGGGATCACTGGAGCTCATGTCCCAAAGAGACTTTTCGGGTCCATTAGCACTTTTCCAGCTTTGTATATACTCACGTCTCATTTAAATAAAAATGTGGTTACATCTGACCACTCTGCACTATCTGTCCGGAAGTACTAGCTTCTAGAGGGGTTCAGCGTCTCTTCCGCTATGAAATGATGTGGGAGCGCCATGATGAGCTAAAACCTACTATGGCTGCGGGTTGGAGTGGTGGCCAGGGAGACACTTCCGTCGATCTGGTGTGAGGCAAATTGGATTTCTTGGCGAGGGACCTTGCCAGATGGGGCGTTGACACTTTAGGTAGCGTTCGGAAGGAGATCCGTGGGTTGAAACAAGAACTTGAACTGCTCAAAAATTTGTTGTCTCGTGTTGGTCCAAGCCATGCTGAAATTAAGATTGTGGATCGGTTAGTAGAGTTATACCAT contains:
- the LOC124698246 gene encoding probable pectinesterase/pectinesterase inhibitor 21, which translates into the protein MGKNTIIGASTVLVVAVVAAVCVVTFKEANNEKSNEELTTSVKSIKSFCQPVDYKEACEKTLQDTAGNASSTTELAKAIFKATSERIEQAVRESSVLNDLKNDPRTSGALKNCKEMLHYALDDLKTTFDELGGFEMTNFKRALDDLKTWLSSTLTYQETCLDGFQNTTTPAAAKMRKALNVSQELTENILSIVDEFGDTIANLDIDLSMFSRRLLANDGAPGWMSETKRRLLKVTPTEPDFTPDVTVAADGSGDFKTINDALAKVPLKSAETYVMYVKAGKYKEYVSVARNVTNLVMIGDGATKTIISGNKNFMMNITTKDTATMEAIGNGFFMRGIGVENTAGAENHQAVALRVQSDQSAFFECQFDGYQDTLYTHTSRQYYRDCTITGTIDFIFGNAQVVFQNCLIQVRRCMDNQQNIITAQGRKEGHSAGGTVIHNCTIEPHPEFKDHTDKLRTFLGRPWKEHSRTLYIQSEIGDFIDPEGWLPWLGDFGLNTCFYAEVDNHGPGADMSRRATWRGVKSISYQQAQQKYTVERFIQGQLWISKFGVPFIPGLLPQTEGGRIH